A region of Sulfurimonas sp. DNA encodes the following proteins:
- a CDS encoding glycoside hydrolase family 3 N-terminal domain-containing protein, translating to MKFFLILLLSLSALNAAPVSNKKLKKMIGRMLVIGFENQTVTNETQIVKDIRKYELGGVILFDKHYKKRSITKNIDSPQQLQELTTQLKKYSLKPLLISVDQEGGNVARLKHYYGFDRFPSAKEITYMDFSDAKEFYNDQAKMLKEAGINTNFAPVVDLEVNPDNKVIVGLERSYGKSSKKVTKYARVLIDAQRRQNIISVLKHFPGHGSSLDDSHKGFVDISKTWSKKELQPYKNLIKSNDVDMIMTAHVFNSHLDKKYPATLSYKVNTNLLRKEMGYKGVIISDDLQMKAITKHYSLRQSVTLAINSGVDILLFGNQLSNNTADELVKVIYSQVKRGKISYKRIIESNKRIEYLLTKNSIKHRPISFTPKRIKLTKDYIKQHYGLKVKNIKIKPKAIVLHWTAVMKYEDCFKRLKGETLYSDRGDIAKAGALNVSAHFLVERNGAITQLMPDNWMARHVIGLNYSSIGIENVGGKDNKKDDLTKAQRIANVRLIEYLKIKYPSIKYLLGHYEYEKMQKTPLWLEKDENYRTKKVDPGKRFMKIIRREVKYLGLKKP from the coding sequence TTGAAATTTTTTTTAATACTTTTACTTAGTTTGTCGGCTCTTAACGCTGCTCCAGTGTCAAATAAAAAACTAAAAAAAATGATAGGTCGTATGCTTGTCATAGGGTTTGAAAATCAAACAGTAACAAACGAGACTCAAATAGTAAAAGATATAAGAAAGTATGAATTAGGCGGAGTTATTTTGTTTGACAAACATTATAAAAAAAGAAGTATTACAAAAAATATAGATTCGCCACAGCAACTCCAAGAGTTAACAACTCAGTTAAAAAAATACTCTCTTAAACCTCTTTTGATCTCCGTTGATCAAGAAGGCGGCAATGTAGCAAGACTTAAACACTACTATGGGTTTGATAGATTCCCATCTGCAAAAGAGATAACATATATGGATTTTAGCGATGCAAAAGAATTTTATAATGATCAAGCTAAAATGTTAAAAGAAGCTGGAATAAATACGAACTTTGCTCCTGTTGTTGATTTGGAAGTAAACCCAGATAACAAAGTTATAGTTGGACTTGAACGCTCTTATGGAAAGTCAAGCAAAAAAGTAACTAAATATGCAAGAGTTCTCATAGATGCTCAAAGAAGACAAAATATTATAAGTGTTTTAAAACATTTTCCTGGTCATGGTTCTTCCCTTGATGACTCGCATAAAGGCTTTGTAGATATTTCAAAAACTTGGAGTAAAAAAGAGTTACAACCATATAAAAATCTCATAAAATCAAATGATGTAGATATGATAATGACTGCCCATGTTTTTAACTCACATTTAGATAAAAAATATCCAGCGACACTTTCATATAAGGTTAATACAAATCTACTTCGCAAAGAGATGGGATACAAAGGCGTCATTATTAGTGATGACTTACAAATGAAAGCCATAACAAAACACTACTCACTAAGACAAAGCGTGACACTCGCTATAAACTCTGGTGTGGATATTTTACTTTTTGGAAACCAACTTTCAAATAACACTGCAGATGAATTGGTAAAAGTGATTTACTCTCAAGTAAAAAGAGGCAAAATTTCATATAAGAGAATAATAGAGTCAAACAAAAGGATAGAATATTTACTTACTAAAAACTCGATAAAACACCGTCCTATAAGTTTTACTCCTAAGCGAATTAAATTGACTAAAGATTATATAAAACAGCACTATGGATTAAAAGTCAAAAACATAAAAATAAAACCCAAAGCTATAGTTCTTCACTGGACTGCGGTTATGAAATATGAGGACTGTTTCAAACGACTTAAAGGAGAAACACTTTATAGCGACAGAGGCGACATTGCAAAAGCAGGAGCATTAAATGTTTCAGCTCACTTTTTAGTTGAAAGAAATGGAGCCATAACACAACTAATGCCTGATAACTGGATGGCAAGACATGTTATAGGTTTAAATTACTCTTCTATTGGCATAGAAAATGTAGGTGGAAAAGACAATAAAAAAGATGACTTAACAAAGGCTCAAAGAATAGCTAATGTAAGACTTATTGAATATCTAAAGATAAAATATCCAAGTATAAAATATCTTCTAGGTCACTACGAGTACGAAAAAATGCAAAAAACTCCTCTTTGGTTAGAAAAAGATGAGAACTACAGAACTAAAAAAGTAGATCCTGGTAAAAGATTTATGAAAATTATTAGAAGAGAAGTAAAATATTTAGGACTTAAAAAGCCATAA
- a CDS encoding sodium:solute symporter, with translation MHSSFSSVDWFVFIAYFLLLAISSFMFSRIKIKSSREYFVSASSMPMFGVAISVLATSQSAATFLGGPEFSFKYDFTFIGFYFSALLGVIFVAFVLIPKFYAIRAITVYELLESRYGEKAKKQAGIMFLIGRVMASGARLYIGALAISMILFGDISFWHLLASIGILILGALSYAYFGGIKSIILSDIIQAVTYVGAGVVVLVFLYYSLEGIDILSTLNESNKLRFIDTSLDGKFSVIGLLTGWLLLNIAAFGLDQDMTQRVLSCKNKQEAAKSLILSILLTIPVVLLFLSIGALLFVFYQNTTIEQNFNGENITIFMYYILNEMPDGLRGLVTVGAIAAALSSTNSVLGAMASVAVEDLYRPWKTKRDKVDEMHFVMVSRLAVVFFAIVLSGMAIVSYFWQKYSDLSLISFALGVMAFAYTGLLGVFFSAIFTKRGNATLVPFALVGGFLSVLALQPYTFGISIGFSWQIVIGTIVAFSIMQLGDSNE, from the coding sequence ATGCACAGTAGTTTTTCATCTGTTGATTGGTTTGTATTTATAGCTTACTTTCTCCTTTTAGCCATAAGCTCATTTATGTTTTCTCGCATTAAAATAAAGAGTTCAAGAGAGTATTTTGTAAGTGCTTCTTCAATGCCAATGTTTGGCGTTGCTATCTCAGTTCTTGCTACCTCACAATCCGCAGCTACCTTTTTAGGTGGCCCTGAATTTTCTTTCAAATATGATTTTACCTTCATTGGTTTTTACTTTTCTGCTTTACTTGGAGTTATATTTGTGGCTTTTGTTTTGATACCAAAATTTTACGCCATAAGAGCCATTACCGTTTATGAACTTCTTGAATCAAGATACGGAGAAAAAGCTAAAAAACAAGCGGGAATAATGTTTTTGATTGGTAGAGTCATGGCAAGTGGAGCCAGACTTTACATCGGTGCATTAGCTATTTCTATGATTTTATTTGGCGATATTTCATTTTGGCATCTATTAGCATCTATTGGCATCTTAATACTTGGTGCTTTATCTTACGCATATTTTGGCGGTATAAAGTCTATTATTCTTAGTGATATCATTCAGGCAGTTACTTATGTTGGAGCTGGTGTTGTAGTGCTTGTATTTTTATACTACTCTCTTGAAGGCATAGATATTTTAAGCACTCTCAATGAGTCAAATAAACTTCGTTTTATAGACACTTCTTTAGATGGAAAGTTTAGTGTTATCGGACTTTTAACTGGTTGGTTACTTTTAAATATTGCCGCTTTTGGACTTGACCAAGATATGACACAAAGAGTTCTCTCTTGTAAAAACAAACAAGAAGCAGCAAAATCTCTAATACTTTCTATACTACTAACTATTCCCGTAGTTTTACTTTTTTTAAGCATTGGTGCCCTACTCTTTGTTTTTTACCAAAACACTACAATAGAGCAAAATTTCAACGGAGAAAATATAACCATTTTTATGTACTACATCTTAAATGAGATGCCAGATGGACTTCGTGGTTTAGTAACTGTTGGAGCAATTGCAGCAGCTCTTTCATCTACAAACTCTGTTTTAGGAGCTATGGCTTCTGTTGCAGTTGAGGATTTATATAGACCTTGGAAAACCAAAAGAGATAAGGTTGATGAGATGCACTTTGTAATGGTATCAAGATTAGCTGTTGTATTTTTTGCGATTGTTCTATCAGGCATGGCAATAGTGAGTTACTTTTGGCAAAAATATAGCGACCTATCTTTAATAAGTTTTGCTCTTGGTGTTATGGCATTTGCATATACTGGGCTTTTAGGAGTTTTCTTCTCGGCTATATTTACAAAGAGAGGAAATGCTACACTAGTTCCGTTTGCACTTGTCGGTGGTTTTTTAAGCGTTCTAGCTCTTCAACCATATACATTCGGGATATCTATTGGATTTTCATGGCAGATAGTTATTGGGACGATTGTTGCTTTTAGTATTATGCAGTTAGGAGATAGTAATGAGTGA